The window AACTATGCCATAAACACCGCCAGGTAATTCCACAAGCTCCCCAGCCATGACATTATCAAGACCGTATACCTTAGCGATACCATCACCGGCGCTAAGAACAGTACCGATCTCTTCCATTTGAACTTTTTGCTCAAAGTTTTGGATCTGTTCCCTTATTATTTTACTAATCTCTTCAGCTCTTATCTGCATCAGCATAACTCCTTGAAATATGTATTTATATTTCCATCAATTTATCTGTTAGTCTATCCAATTGCCCTTTAATACTTGCATCATAGAGGTTGCTTTTAATTTTTGCAGTAAAACCTGCAATTATAGACTTATCTTTAATAACTTTTAATAAAACCTTTTTCTTGGTTATTTCAGCTAGTTTAAATTCTATCTTTTTAAGTGTATCCTCTTTTAATTCCTCTGCTATTACTACAGATGCTTCAACAACACCTATTTCATCATTGTAAAACTGAACAAAGCTTTCGTAAACACTAGGGAAGATGTTTAGTCTATTTTTGTTAATAAGTAGTATTAAAAAGGACTTAATCTCACTGGATAGCTTTAGTACTTCTGCCACAGCATTTATAGCTGATAGCTTATCGGCTTTTTTAATTATCGGACTTTTTATCACTTTTTCAAGATCTGGGTTTGTATCAATGAGATTTTTTAATTTGCGCAACTCATCCATAACATTTTTTTTGTCCTCGAGAGATTTGAGGGAATTGTAAATTGCTATAGCATACCTTTTTGAAACGACCATATCTTTCAATGTAAGTCTCCTATCTTGTTAATGTAATTGTTTATGATTGTTTCATGTTTATTGGTATCAAGGGAGGATTCTATTTTTTGTAATGCAGTGTTCTTTGCCAGTTCAAAGGAATACCTTTTTAACTCTGCTTTAGCCCTAATAACATCTGACTCGATGAGAGACTCGGCGAAATCTTTTAGCTTTTTAACAGTTTGATCAGCTTCATTTAATATTCTATTTTTTTCTGCTTCGACAGCTTTAATAGCCCTCTCTTTCATATCTTCAAGCTCTTTATTCATGGCTGAGAGTTTAGATTTATATTCTGCAAGCTCCCTCTGTGCATCTTCTTTTGCCTTGATGGCCTCGTTTATAGCAGTTTTTATATCGTCAGTACGTTTGTCAAGGGCATTTAATATAGGTTCTTTCAACAGCTTGTAGAGTATAAATGCAAACACAAGAAACACTATGGATCTCCAAACAAAGCCCATCACCAGATTACCACTACTAACGCCAGAGGCATAACTGAGCATTGGAAATGTTGATATAATTGTAAACAGTATAATCTTTTTCACATCTATCTCCTTATGACGCGTTGCCTAAGATCTTATTGATTATCAAATCAGCTATTTCATTGGACTCTGAAGCCAGAGTGGCTTTTGATCTTTCCAACTGTAGCCCTATTTCAACTCTCGCATCAGAAATCCTCTTGTCTATTTCAGCTTTTGCTTTATTTACCTTTTCAGAGGCTATTGCAATAGCTTCTTCTCTTATCTTTTTTTGATAGTCAGCCACTTCGGCTTTTACTGCATTGAGCTTCTCTTCGTATTCTTTTTTTAAGCTTGCTACCTCATTTCTGAGAGCCTCTGCATCTTTTAAAAGGGATTGTATTTTGCTGTTTCTACTATGCACGTTTGAAGAGACAGGATCAAATATCAATTTTTTTCCTAAAAACAAAATAACTAAGAACTGAAACATCTGTAACAGCAAGGTATGGTCAATACTAATCATTATTCACACTCCGATGTATACTGTACACAATTTTTGATATCAAATTTACAGTTTTTTGTCAATAATAAAATTATGTTTATTTCCGATAAAACATAATTTATTATTGATGAATATGTTTTACTTTCTTAAAATATCTATCCCTGGCAGACTACCAAATTCGATATATTCCAGGGAGGCTCCCCCACCTGTTGAGATGTGGGATATCTTTTCAGCATAACCAGCTTTTTTTATGGCACTAACAGAGTCACCACCGCCAACAACAGTTGTCCCATCTGCTTCACTGAGAGCTTTGGCTATTTCAAAGGTGCCCTTGCAAAAGTTTTCATTTTCAAAAACACCCATAGGTCCATTCCAAAGGATGGTTTTCGAGTTTAGAATCTCATTTACAAAGAGTTTTAAGGTATTTTTCCCTATGTCAAGGCCCATCAAGTTATCTGGAATATCCTGGGTATCCACATATACTGGATTGCCATCAAATTCTTCTGAACATATGTGGTCAACGGGAAGTATTATGGGAACGCCTTTTTCTTCGGACAGTTTTAGTGTTTCTTCTACAACGCCTAAGAATTCGTTTTCTACAAGAGACTTACCGATGTTTTTACCCAAAAATTTTAGAAAAGTATAGGCCATTGCTCCGCCGATGATTATTTTGTCTGCTATATTGATAAGGGCCTTTATAACACCTATTTTGTCGCTAACTTTTGCACCACCTAAAATAGCTGTAAAAGGTTTGTCTGGCTTTTTAAGGAGCTTTTCGAAATAAGTAACCTCCTTGTTTACAAGGAAACCAGCAGCTTTTTGATCGACTAACTCAGGCAAACCATATACAGAAGCATGTTTTCTATGACAGGTACCGAAGGCATCGTTTACATATACTTCGGTAAATTTTTTTAATTCAGAAGAAAACTCAGGAAGGTTTTTCTCTTCACCTTTATAAAATCTGAGGTTTTCCAGCAAGATAACGTCTTTGTTTTTCATTTGTTCCACTTCTGTTATAACCTTTTCTCCGATACAATCCTCTACAAACCTGACTGGAAATAGCTTGCTGTTGATATACTCAGCCACAGGCTTTAAAGAGAATTCGCTATTGAATTCCCCTTTAGGTCTGCCTAAATGTGATGCTAAAATGACTTTTGCTCCCTTATTCCTTAAATAGTTGATTGTTGGTAATGCTTCTATAATTCTGGTATCATCTTTTATTGTTCCATTTTTTATGGGTACATTAAAATCTACCCTAAGAAAAACTTTTTTCCCTTCTACCGCTAAGGATTCAATGTTTCTTATCACAGAGTCCTCCTGTATTAAATATAAAAGAGGGCACTTCAGTGCCCATGATTATTTAAAGTAGCTTTGTTATAAGTTCGATCACCCTATTTGAGTATCCCCATTCATTATCGTACCAGCTAAACACCTTTACACATGTACCTTCAATAACCTTGGTAAGAGGGGCATCAAAAATTGAAGAATGAGGGTTGCCATTGAAATCACAGGAAACGAGTTCCTGATCAACATACTGAAGAATCCCCTTTAATTCACCCTCTGCGGCTTCTTTGATGGCGGCATTTACCTCCTCTTTTGTAGTGGCTTTTGAAACGTTACATGTTAGATCAACAAGGGAGACGTTTGGTGTGGGGACTCTTATTGCTAGTCCATCGAGTTTACCTTTTAGTTCCGGTAAAACGAGACCCACAGCTTTTGCTGCTCCCGTTGAGGTGGGGATCATAGATAGAGCAGCAGCTCTGGCTCGTCTAAGATCTTTGTGTGGAAGATCCAAAATCCTTTGATCATTGGTGTAGGAATGGATAGTAGTCATGAGACCATTTATTATGCCAAATTTTTTATGGATAATTTTTGCTACAGGAGCTAAACAATTTGTAGTACATGAGGCATTGGATATAATATGATGTTTGTTTTTATCGTAGGATTCAAAATTAACGCCCAAAGCGACTGTTATATCAGGGTCCTCTGCAGGTGCAGAGATAACAACTTTTTTGGCACCTGCCTCAAGATGTTTTGATGCCTGTTCCCTTTTTGTAAATATACCAGATGACTCTAAAACAACGTCTACGTTAAGATCCTTCCATGGTAGCTGAGCAGGATCTTTTATGGAATATACTTTTATATGCTTGCCATTGACTATAAGGTTGTCATCTTTGTAGCTTATTTCCAGGTCAGCTATGCCATGAACTGAGTCGTACTTTAAAAGATGTGCCAATGTTTTAGCATCTGTTAAATCGTTAATTGCTACAAAATCAATATCAAGTTTTTGAGCAAATGCAGCTCTGAAGGCGCATCTACCTATACGGCCAAAACCGTTAATTGCTACTTTTAGGCTCATTATTGTCCTCCTTTTTTTCTAACATGTTCTTTATATATAATATCTGACCACTTAAAAAGTCAAAAACTTTTTTAATTTCTTCATCTTCTATCCTCTTTTTGTTGTTAATGATATTAAAGAGTCTTTCTATTGAATAAAAGGTCTTTTTAGCCGTTTCATTCTGTTTTATTGCTTGTTCTTCGTATCTTTTGGCGTAGTTCTTAATTGTTGTAAGAGCTTTTGATAGTTTGATTTCTAACTCTTTTTTCTCAGCTCTGAGCCTTAGAAGTTCATTTACAGTATCTTGTTGCATAATGGTGTTAAGAACATTTGTCATTTTGGATATCTTAGTTTTTGCTTTATCGTAGGCATCTAAAAGTTCTTCATATGCTTTTTTTAATGAGCTTATTTCGTTTATATTTTCTATATTCTTTTTACTTATTTCTGATAATTCAATCTCTGATTTTCTTAATGAATCTATAAGCTGGTACTGTTCTGTGATATCATGTATATATTCGCCTACCTCTATCAGATTGCCCTCTTGGTCGAATATGGGGAACATATTTTGTTCGTAGGTATATTTTTCCCCATCTCTCTCTATTGTGATGTGTTGTTTAATACAGTTTTTTTCGGCTCGAATCTGATCGATTTTACACCAAGGGCATTTGTCTGAGAGATTATAGATCATTTTAAAACATTTTCCGCCAACTAATCTTGGTAGATTTGTTTCTCCTGCAAATTTTCCGGCTGCAAGGTTAACATTGTTAATATCGTAGTGGAGGTCCATCGAAAAAAAAGGTAGATTAAATCCGTCGATGAGTTTGAGCATTTTTTGGCGACTTTTTTTCAAAATATTCACACTTTCTTCTAAACTCTCTATGAGGGATTCTTTAGAGGCTAATGTTTCCTCTAGTCTACTTTTTTCCTGCTCCCTTGTGGCGAGCTCTTTTTCACATATACTAAGCTCATCCCTTAAGAAATCTATCTCTTTATTTGTCTGAACAATTTCATTTTTAAGCTCTATCAAATTGTCAAATATTGTTGCGATGAATTTGTTTAAATATTTACCTTCCCTATTATCCTGAACTATAAGTACATATCGTTTATTTTGAATCTCTATTCTGAAAAAATAGAAGGTTATGATATCTTTGTTTTTTCTAAAGAAATAGAGACTTACCTTCTCGTTTAACAAATATTTTTTTATAAAATCAGGGATTGGGGTCTCAGTAAATTTGCCGTTTGTATAGTATTTGAATTTTTCTTCATCGAGTTGGTATAGAAATATGTTAATAAATTCATCAAGATTTAGATATGTAAGTAGTTGTTCAATGTTTGTCATGTAAATAACCCCTTTGAAAATATATAACAATCCACTTTCTTAGCTCCTGCACTCATCAAAACTTTGCTGCACTCATTAATTGTAGCTCCTGTAGTCATTATATCATCAACTAACAAAATTTTCAAATCAAATAAGTTTTTTTCACAGCTAAAAGCGTTTTTTACATTTTCATAACGTTCTTTTTTCCTGAGTTTCCATTGATACGTAGTATGTCTCTTTCTTTTTAGTATTCTTTCAAATTTAATTCCATATATCTTAGCTATAGTTTTTGCAATGTAATCAGCCGGATGTATAAATCTTCTAAATCTTCTTAAAAAGCTTGATGGAACGGTGGTGATAATATCATAGAAGTCAAACTTAAATAACTGTTTTTTTATTAGGTAATCTAATAGGGTCAAACCCTTTAGATTGTAATGAAATTTAATCTTTTTAAGTAAGGTTTTGATACTACCTTGATACCAGTATGGTATGAAGAGC of the Calditerrivibrio sp. genome contains:
- the gap gene encoding type I glyceraldehyde-3-phosphate dehydrogenase → MSLKVAINGFGRIGRCAFRAAFAQKLDIDFVAINDLTDAKTLAHLLKYDSVHGIADLEISYKDDNLIVNGKHIKVYSIKDPAQLPWKDLNVDVVLESSGIFTKREQASKHLEAGAKKVVISAPAEDPDITVALGVNFESYDKNKHHIISNASCTTNCLAPVAKIIHKKFGIINGLMTTIHSYTNDQRILDLPHKDLRRARAAALSMIPTSTGAAKAVGLVLPELKGKLDGLAIRVPTPNVSLVDLTCNVSKATTKEEVNAAIKEAAEGELKGILQYVDQELVSCDFNGNPHSSIFDAPLTKVIEGTCVKVFSWYDNEWGYSNRVIELITKLL
- a CDS encoding ATP synthase F0 subunit B produces the protein MISIDHTLLLQMFQFLVILFLGKKLIFDPVSSNVHSRNSKIQSLLKDAEALRNEVASLKKEYEEKLNAVKAEVADYQKKIREEAIAIASEKVNKAKAEIDKRISDARVEIGLQLERSKATLASESNEIADLIINKILGNAS
- a CDS encoding phosphoglycerate kinase, which translates into the protein MIRNIESLAVEGKKVFLRVDFNVPIKNGTIKDDTRIIEALPTINYLRNKGAKVILASHLGRPKGEFNSEFSLKPVAEYINSKLFPVRFVEDCIGEKVITEVEQMKNKDVILLENLRFYKGEEKNLPEFSSELKKFTEVYVNDAFGTCHRKHASVYGLPELVDQKAAGFLVNKEVTYFEKLLKKPDKPFTAILGGAKVSDKIGVIKALINIADKIIIGGAMAYTFLKFLGKNIGKSLVENEFLGVVEETLKLSEEKGVPIILPVDHICSEEFDGNPVYVDTQDIPDNLMGLDIGKNTLKLFVNEILNSKTILWNGPMGVFENENFCKGTFEIAKALSEADGTTVVGGGDSVSAIKKAGYAEKISHISTGGGASLEYIEFGSLPGIDILRK
- the atpH gene encoding ATP synthase F1 subunit delta, yielding MVVSKRYAIAIYNSLKSLEDKKNVMDELRKLKNLIDTNPDLEKVIKSPIIKKADKLSAINAVAEVLKLSSEIKSFLILLINKNRLNIFPSVYESFVQFYNDEIGVVEASVVIAEELKEDTLKKIEFKLAEITKKKVLLKVIKDKSIIAGFTAKIKSNLYDASIKGQLDRLTDKLMEI
- a CDS encoding ATP synthase F0 subunit B, with amino-acid sequence MKKIILFTIISTFPMLSYASGVSSGNLVMGFVWRSIVFLVFAFILYKLLKEPILNALDKRTDDIKTAINEAIKAKEDAQRELAEYKSKLSAMNKELEDMKERAIKAVEAEKNRILNEADQTVKKLKDFAESLIESDVIRAKAELKRYSFELAKNTALQKIESSLDTNKHETIINNYINKIGDLH
- a CDS encoding ComF family protein, whose translation is MLDELFYAECIGCSCKIVYYQTLCDNCLKNIKKINTFCQKCGYPLSIKASTCNNCIIPKYYNKLFIPYWYQGSIKTLLKKIKFHYNLKGLTLLDYLIKKQLFKFDFYDIITTVPSSFLRRFRRFIHPADYIAKTIAKIYGIKFERILKRKRHTTYQWKLRKKERYENVKNAFSCEKNLFDLKILLVDDIMTTGATINECSKVLMSAGAKKVDCYIFSKGLFT